One Dethiosulfovibrio faecalis genomic window carries:
- the cobA gene encoding uroporphyrinogen-III C-methyltransferase, translating to MTVYLTGAGCGGPRWITEEARGRICLAEHLVYDRLIHPDLLQLAPKTCRFHYVGKRKDSHSTSQDDICRLLVELGRISDRVVRLKGGDPFVFGRGGEEALALQKEGIPWSYVPGVTAAVSGLGAAGVPLTHRGMAETATLVTGHRGKDLSEEDDRLWQRMAEVGGTRAIYMGASRADSIAEKLMKEGEPGDRSCSAVRWGGWGRQERTDFRLDDMGNIGLRSPTVIAIGESSALGLTPVSGPLKGLQIGVVRPAPESWETARILEDLGADCYSLPLVNLRKLEKNWDEEIIGNSDWLVLTSPRGASLLPEVTDLRKIGGRIISIGPGTSKALYDIGIHPDLEAEVPTSEGLADTVEKHVSYGQSILFFRNERASDLPVQAARKVGATVIISSAYRMERAELPGEEIYPLCWDESGLDCVVFGSAAMVEAWAARFGRSREGIIPVAWGTHCAEAIRETLSMEPEVMGDPSIEGLIECLTSLQRRKE from the coding sequence ATGACCGTCTACCTGACCGGAGCAGGATGCGGCGGTCCCAGATGGATCACGGAAGAGGCCAGGGGGAGGATCTGCCTGGCGGAACACCTGGTATACGACAGGCTGATACATCCCGACCTGCTCCAGCTTGCCCCAAAGACGTGTCGCTTCCACTACGTAGGGAAGAGAAAGGACAGTCACTCGACGTCCCAGGACGATATCTGTCGTCTGCTGGTAGAGCTGGGACGAATCTCGGACAGGGTCGTAAGGCTCAAGGGCGGAGACCCCTTCGTCTTCGGGAGAGGCGGAGAGGAGGCATTGGCCCTCCAGAAAGAGGGCATCCCCTGGAGCTACGTCCCGGGGGTCACAGCCGCCGTATCCGGCCTGGGGGCTGCGGGCGTTCCCTTGACCCACAGGGGGATGGCGGAGACCGCGACCTTGGTCACCGGACACAGAGGGAAGGACCTTTCGGAAGAGGACGACCGTCTATGGCAAAGGATGGCCGAGGTCGGAGGGACCAGGGCCATATACATGGGAGCCTCCAGGGCGGACAGTATAGCCGAAAAGCTTATGAAAGAGGGGGAACCAGGCGACAGAAGCTGCTCCGCCGTCCGCTGGGGAGGATGGGGACGCCAGGAGAGGACCGATTTTCGATTGGACGACATGGGGAACATAGGGCTACGAAGTCCAACGGTCATAGCGATAGGAGAATCTTCCGCTCTTGGACTGACCCCCGTTTCAGGCCCGCTCAAGGGACTCCAGATAGGCGTGGTGCGACCCGCACCGGAATCCTGGGAAACGGCCAGGATTCTGGAAGACCTCGGGGCGGACTGTTATAGTCTCCCCCTGGTGAATCTTAGAAAATTAGAAAAGAACTGGGACGAAGAAATTATCGGAAACTCCGACTGGTTGGTCCTCACAAGCCCTCGAGGAGCTTCACTGCTTCCGGAGGTCACGGACCTCAGAAAGATAGGCGGCAGGATAATATCCATAGGACCGGGGACCTCCAAGGCCCTTTACGACATCGGGATTCATCCGGACCTGGAAGCGGAGGTCCCTACCTCCGAGGGCCTGGCCGACACGGTAGAAAAACACGTCTCATACGGCCAGTCGATCCTCTTCTTCCGAAACGAGAGGGCCTCCGATCTGCCGGTCCAGGCGGCTCGCAAGGTGGGAGCGACGGTGATCATATCCTCGGCCTACAGGATGGAGAGAGCCGAGCTTCCGGGAGAGGAGATCTACCCTCTTTGCTGGGACGAATCGGGGTTGGACTGCGTCGTATTCGGAAGCGCCGCCATGGTGGAGGCCTGGGCCGCCAGGTTCGGAAGATCCAGGGAGGGGATAATCCCTGTGGCCTGGGGAACGCACTGCGCCGAAGCAATCCGGGAGACCCTATCCATGGAACCGGAGGTCATGGGCGATCCCTCCATAGAGGGACTGATAGAATGCCTGACCTCCCTGCAAAGACGAAAGGAATGA
- the hemL gene encoding glutamate-1-semialdehyde 2,1-aminomutase, whose product MTNEEMFKTACKHLVGGVNSPVRAWKAVGGEPLFLVRGEGSSVYDLEGNRYTDYVCSWGPLILGHSHPSVVEAVKSAAEKSTSFGAPCVQEVMLAMAVKSVFPSMEKVRFVSSGTEATMSALRLARGFTGRDRIVKFDGCYHGHSDSLLVATGSGALTFGVPTSPGITEGTAKDTLVLPFNDLDKAKALFESEGSTIAAVIVEPWAGNMGLVPPAPGFLDGLRKLTETHGSLLIFDEVITGFRNSMGGAQQVEKVVPDLTCLGKVIGGGLPVGAFGGRSDIMDRLSPVGDIYQAGTLSGNPLAMAAGLATLEELSREGTYEALEKAAESLEMGLRDGGRKWGFPMSTTRLGGLVGMFFSENVPKNLDEVKSERVDLYPAFFSGMLSRGHSFAPSAYETIMVSSSHTEEDVTSTVKAAEEVFAEMKKRGL is encoded by the coding sequence ATGACCAACGAAGAGATGTTCAAAACCGCCTGCAAACACCTGGTCGGTGGGGTCAACAGCCCGGTCAGGGCCTGGAAAGCCGTCGGCGGGGAGCCTCTGTTTCTGGTCAGAGGCGAGGGATCGTCGGTCTATGACCTGGAGGGGAACCGCTACACCGACTACGTATGCAGCTGGGGACCTCTCATACTCGGCCACTCCCACCCCTCTGTAGTAGAGGCGGTAAAGAGCGCCGCTGAAAAATCCACCTCTTTCGGAGCCCCCTGCGTACAGGAGGTAATGCTGGCGATGGCGGTGAAATCGGTGTTCCCATCCATGGAGAAAGTTCGTTTCGTAAGCTCCGGGACAGAGGCTACCATGTCGGCCCTTAGACTGGCCCGAGGATTCACCGGCAGGGACAGGATCGTTAAATTCGACGGGTGCTACCACGGCCACAGCGATTCTCTCCTGGTGGCGACAGGCAGCGGGGCCTTGACCTTCGGCGTTCCGACCAGTCCGGGGATAACCGAGGGAACCGCAAAAGACACGTTGGTGCTTCCCTTCAACGACCTGGACAAGGCGAAGGCACTGTTCGAGTCGGAGGGATCCACCATAGCCGCCGTAATAGTGGAACCATGGGCGGGCAACATGGGACTGGTCCCCCCTGCTCCCGGTTTCCTCGACGGCTTAAGGAAGCTCACAGAGACACACGGATCCCTTCTGATATTCGACGAGGTCATAACCGGATTCCGCAACTCCATGGGGGGGGCCCAACAGGTCGAGAAAGTCGTCCCTGACCTCACATGTCTCGGAAAGGTGATAGGAGGAGGACTTCCGGTGGGAGCCTTCGGAGGCAGGTCCGACATAATGGATCGCCTCTCCCCTGTGGGAGACATCTACCAGGCGGGAACCCTGTCCGGCAACCCGCTGGCCATGGCGGCAGGCTTGGCGACGCTGGAGGAATTGTCCAGGGAGGGAACCTACGAGGCGCTTGAAAAAGCGGCGGAATCTCTCGAGATGGGACTTAGGGACGGCGGAAGAAAATGGGGTTTCCCAATGAGCACCACCAGATTGGGAGGGCTGGTGGGCATGTTCTTCTCCGAGAACGTGCCTAAAAACCTGGATGAAGTCAAGTCCGAAAGGGTGGACCTTTACCCGGCGTTCTTCTCGGGAATGCTGAGCAGAGGGCATTCCTTCGCCCCCTCCGCCTACGAGACCATAATGGTATCCTCCTCCCACACGGAAGAGGACGTGACTTCCACGGTAAAAGCGGCGGAAGAGGTCTTCGCCGAGATGAAGAAAAGAGGACTGTAA
- the hemB gene encoding porphobilinogen synthase, giving the protein MKEIRCGYPHNRLRRLRGNGALADSVRETILRPEHMMLPLFVVEGKGVKTSISSLHGVDHISVDRLCEVVEPAMEAGIKRFLLFGVPEEKDPRGTSASDGKAPVQRAVSDMKKRYGDSILVATDVCLCQYTDHGHCGILREDGSVDNDATLRRLAETAVSHARNGAHMVAPSAMMDGQVGAIRNALDETGFTETSIMGYSAKFHSAFYGPFREAAHSAPGKGDRSSYQMDPANGREAIREALQDEEEGADILMVKPSLLYMDVISEIRKNSLLPMAAYMVSGEYMMLRHAAEAGALDWRKSMLEAHMALRRSGADIVITYGAVEVARWLNRS; this is encoded by the coding sequence TTGAAGGAGATCAGATGCGGCTACCCCCACAACAGGCTAAGAAGACTGAGAGGCAACGGGGCGCTTGCCGACTCCGTCCGCGAGACCATCCTGAGACCTGAACACATGATGCTTCCACTCTTCGTCGTCGAGGGGAAGGGGGTAAAGACCTCCATATCGTCTCTCCACGGCGTCGACCATATCAGCGTCGACAGGCTCTGCGAGGTGGTGGAACCAGCTATGGAGGCGGGCATAAAGAGGTTCCTTCTCTTCGGGGTACCGGAAGAAAAGGACCCCAGGGGGACCTCAGCCAGCGACGGGAAGGCTCCGGTCCAGAGGGCCGTCTCAGACATGAAGAAACGATACGGAGACTCCATCCTCGTCGCAACGGACGTATGTCTCTGCCAGTACACCGACCACGGCCACTGCGGCATATTGAGGGAAGATGGATCGGTGGACAACGACGCCACCCTCCGCAGGCTGGCCGAGACCGCCGTCAGTCACGCCAGAAACGGAGCTCATATGGTAGCCCCGTCGGCCATGATGGACGGGCAGGTAGGAGCCATCAGAAACGCCCTGGACGAAACTGGTTTCACAGAAACATCCATAATGGGATACTCGGCCAAGTTCCACTCCGCCTTTTACGGCCCCTTCAGGGAGGCTGCACACAGCGCTCCCGGCAAAGGCGACCGCTCCAGCTATCAGATGGATCCCGCAAACGGCAGAGAGGCCATCAGAGAGGCCCTTCAGGACGAGGAGGAAGGGGCGGATATACTGATGGTAAAGCCCTCTCTGCTCTACATGGACGTGATATCCGAGATAAGAAAAAACTCTCTGCTCCCCATGGCTGCCTATATGGTCAGTGGAGAATACATGATGCTGCGACATGCCGCCGAGGCAGGGGCGCTGGACTGGAGGAAATCCATGCTGGAGGCCCACATGGCGCTTAGGCGGTCCGGAGCGGACATTGTAATAACCTACGGAGCGGTGGAGGTGGCACGATGGCTGAATCGATCCTGA
- a CDS encoding MotA/TolQ/ExbB proton channel family protein yields MAESILSFLNLGGPVVWCIAGLSVIGLAVVLERTFFFIKSWENPEKVEQALCERLYEGDAEGATSLLREKDTSLRRLFLAGVNHWKTDGDSLKMLLDGQIRREVFRWSKGLSILSAVARIAPLLGLLGTVLGMVDIFQSLPETDQAPMVALAGGIWKALLTTVAGLAVAVPAVLFHSLLSSKVDDIEETLSRGADFILREKMMRP; encoded by the coding sequence ATGGCTGAATCGATCCTGAGCTTTCTGAATCTAGGCGGACCGGTGGTCTGGTGCATAGCCGGACTTTCGGTGATAGGCTTAGCCGTGGTATTGGAAAGAACCTTCTTTTTCATAAAGTCCTGGGAGAATCCGGAAAAGGTCGAACAGGCCCTCTGCGAGCGACTTTACGAGGGAGATGCGGAGGGAGCCACATCGCTTCTCCGGGAAAAGGACACCTCTCTGAGACGGCTTTTCCTGGCCGGTGTCAACCATTGGAAGACCGACGGAGACTCGCTCAAGATGCTGCTGGACGGCCAGATAAGGAGAGAGGTCTTCAGATGGAGCAAGGGGCTGTCCATCCTCTCCGCCGTCGCCAGGATTGCTCCCCTACTCGGGCTCCTGGGGACAGTCCTAGGCATGGTGGATATCTTTCAATCCCTCCCCGAGACAGATCAGGCCCCTATGGTGGCCCTGGCCGGTGGAATATGGAAGGCCCTGCTGACCACGGTGGCCGGGCTGGCTGTGGCCGTTCCGGCGGTTCTATTCCACTCGCTCCTTAGCTCCAAGGTTGACGATATCGAGGAAACCCTCTCCAGAGGGGCGGACTTTATCCTCAGGGAAAAGATGATGAGACCGTGA
- a CDS encoding ExbD/TolR family protein — MRRRPQADVELTPLIDVLFILIIFFVLTASFVQGQIPVDLPDGRGNPPEEKGITVTISHDGTIYWDDSPVEKDELIVIAKEAIAAGRSLILTADRSIPYGDVATLLDRMRENGITTIGLGLKGTEP; from the coding sequence GTGAGACGCCGTCCTCAGGCGGACGTGGAGCTAACCCCTCTTATAGACGTCCTCTTCATTCTCATCATATTTTTCGTTTTGACAGCGTCCTTCGTGCAGGGACAGATACCGGTGGACCTCCCGGACGGGAGGGGGAACCCGCCGGAGGAAAAAGGGATAACCGTCACCATCTCTCACGACGGAACCATCTACTGGGACGACAGTCCCGTCGAAAAAGACGAGCTGATCGTAATAGCCAAAGAAGCGATCGCCGCCGGGAGGTCCCTGATACTCACCGCCGACCGTTCGATACCCTACGGAGACGTGGCGACCCTCCTCGACAGGATGAGGGAAAACGGCATAACCACCATAGGGCTCGGTCTCAAGGGAACCGAGCCGTGA
- a CDS encoding TonB family protein, producing the protein MKRWIVTIAASLILHAGLLFLLPWTPKESDSIGTISVKLVRARSETESSMGQDGGRAMAETPTEIPKAEEAAPLKPSTSKKMEEKPSTKKDLKTEAPEKPQKTVEKTKPVVQKTPAAKPRRETTEKPKVAEKKDGPEKKVSLPPQKEGGETTKAAGQAPPGKGQKEGTSQKEGPHEGDGEAKKPAASSRGEILSEHDVTVKHREIPEYPLISRKRKEQGTVTVLLSVKKGRVIETRIEKSSGSPRLDKAALKALKGWRFSSDLSAKVRIPVLFKLTK; encoded by the coding sequence GTGAAAAGATGGATCGTCACTATCGCGGCTAGTCTGATCCTCCATGCAGGGCTGCTATTTCTTCTACCGTGGACCCCGAAGGAAAGCGACTCCATAGGAACCATATCGGTTAAATTGGTCAGGGCACGGTCGGAAACCGAGTCGTCCATGGGACAAGACGGCGGAAGAGCCATGGCTGAGACTCCTACGGAAATACCCAAGGCGGAAGAAGCTGCCCCGTTAAAACCAAGCACATCCAAGAAAATGGAAGAAAAACCCTCCACAAAAAAAGACTTAAAGACAGAGGCTCCAGAAAAGCCTCAAAAAACCGTCGAGAAAACGAAACCGGTCGTACAAAAAACACCTGCAGCCAAACCACGAAGGGAAACGACCGAAAAACCGAAGGTAGCGGAAAAAAAAGACGGCCCCGAGAAGAAAGTCTCCCTACCTCCTCAAAAAGAGGGCGGGGAAACTACAAAAGCCGCGGGGCAAGCTCCTCCTGGCAAAGGTCAGAAAGAAGGGACGTCTCAGAAAGAAGGACCCCACGAAGGAGATGGAGAAGCTAAAAAACCGGCCGCTTCATCTAGAGGGGAGATACTGTCGGAACATGACGTGACCGTAAAACACAGGGAGATACCGGAATACCCCCTCATATCCAGGAAGAGAAAGGAACAGGGAACCGTCACGGTCTTGCTTTCGGTAAAAAAAGGCAGGGTGATCGAGACCAGGATAGAGAAAAGCTCCGGATCTCCAAGGCTGGACAAGGCCGCTCTTAAAGCCCTGAAGGGATGGCGTTTTTCCTCCGACCTCTCCGCCAAGGTCAGGATTCCCGTCCTGTTCAAGCTCACGAAATGA
- a CDS encoding pyridoxamine 5'-phosphate oxidase family protein translates to MAKLPKNVCEAWDDRDGAIVLSTVDGEGVPNSIYATCVSRFDDETLVVADNYFDKTRKNISKGGKGSLLFITKAGKSFQVKGKIEYHDNGPIFDDMKTWNPEKHPGHAAAALKVEEVYSGAEKLL, encoded by the coding sequence ATGGCTAAACTTCCGAAGAACGTTTGCGAGGCCTGGGACGACAGGGACGGAGCAATAGTCCTGTCTACCGTGGATGGAGAGGGAGTACCTAACTCCATCTATGCCACCTGCGTGAGCCGCTTCGACGACGAGACACTGGTCGTCGCGGATAATTATTTCGACAAGACCAGAAAGAATATCTCCAAAGGCGGAAAGGGATCTCTGCTTTTCATAACCAAAGCGGGCAAGTCCTTTCAGGTCAAGGGCAAGATCGAGTATCACGACAACGGTCCGATCTTCGACGATATGAAGACCTGGAATCCCGAAAAACATCCGGGACACGCCGCAGCGGCCTTGAAGGTGGAGGAAGTCTACTCGGGGGCGGAGAAGCTCCTTTAG
- a CDS encoding methionine ABC transporter permease encodes MWTQLSRVLFSSFLETLYMVGMSSAISFICGIPLGVFLHVTAKGEILERPKVNGLLSAVVNAARSTPFIILMVLLIPVTRMIVGTSIGINAAVVPLAVAAIPFVGRIVEGALKEVDRGVVEAAQSMGATPRQIIGKVLIPEALPAIVSGLTLAVINLIGYSAMAGAVGGGGLGDLAIRYGYQRFRMDIMFATVVILIAMVQICQALGDRMAGKARKS; translated from the coding sequence ATGTGGACTCAGCTGTCGCGAGTGCTGTTTAGTTCTTTCCTCGAGACACTTTACATGGTGGGAATGTCCTCGGCCATTTCCTTTATCTGCGGAATACCCTTAGGTGTGTTCCTCCACGTAACGGCCAAAGGGGAGATACTGGAGCGACCAAAGGTCAACGGGCTTCTTTCGGCGGTGGTGAATGCCGCCAGGTCCACTCCGTTCATCATATTGATGGTGCTTCTTATACCGGTCACCAGGATGATCGTGGGTACATCCATAGGCATAAACGCCGCCGTAGTCCCCCTGGCGGTGGCGGCTATCCCCTTCGTGGGGCGGATAGTGGAGGGTGCGTTGAAAGAGGTCGATAGAGGAGTGGTGGAGGCTGCCCAGTCCATGGGAGCCACTCCCCGTCAGATAATAGGCAAGGTGCTTATCCCCGAGGCTCTGCCAGCCATCGTATCTGGACTCACCCTGGCGGTTATAAACCTGATCGGTTATTCGGCTATGGCTGGTGCGGTAGGAGGGGGAGGTCTGGGAGACCTGGCGATACGCTATGGATATCAGAGGTTTCGGATGGATATAATGTTCGCCACGGTGGTTATACTGATAGCCATGGTCCAGATATGTCAGGCCTTGGGCGATCGTATGGCCGGAAAGGCCAGAAAGTCTTGA
- a CDS encoding methionine ABC transporter ATP-binding protein, whose amino-acid sequence MTILLEKVGKIFEADGSSLKALDGVDLQIPRGSIFGIIGQSGAGKSTLVRCINLLECPTSGRVTVGGVELTSLGERDLREARKKIGMIFQSFNLLSNRTIFGNVALPLELDGWSKGDIEVRVEELLDLVGLAEKRDQYPSQLSGGQKQRVGIARALANRPDVLLSDEATSALDPMMTKSVLALLRKINEKLGLTIVLITHEMNVVKEVCSHVAVIEGGRIVERGTVLDVFTSPKKGATKEMLREVVGVELPESFAGLDFLEDDSVGGEPVVQLQFFGSSAAEPVISGMLRRFDVDVNILVARIDHIQSVPYGTLVLHLSGEERERDAALGYLNALDLKVEVIGHVDSAVASAV is encoded by the coding sequence ATGACCATACTTCTGGAAAAGGTCGGCAAGATCTTTGAGGCCGACGGATCGTCTCTGAAGGCTCTGGACGGGGTGGATCTTCAAATCCCCAGGGGCTCCATATTCGGGATAATAGGCCAGAGCGGAGCGGGAAAGAGTACCCTGGTTCGCTGCATAAACCTGCTGGAATGCCCTACGTCAGGCAGGGTGACGGTGGGAGGCGTGGAGTTGACCTCCCTGGGGGAAAGGGATCTTCGGGAGGCGAGAAAGAAGATAGGCATGATCTTTCAGTCCTTCAACCTCCTGTCTAACCGAACTATATTCGGTAACGTGGCTCTGCCTTTGGAGTTGGACGGATGGAGCAAGGGCGACATAGAGGTCAGAGTGGAGGAGCTGTTGGATCTGGTCGGACTGGCGGAGAAGAGGGATCAGTATCCCTCTCAGCTATCGGGAGGGCAGAAACAGAGGGTCGGTATCGCCAGGGCCCTGGCCAACCGCCCCGATGTGCTTCTGTCCGACGAGGCTACATCTGCCCTGGATCCCATGATGACCAAGTCGGTGCTCGCCTTGCTCAGGAAGATCAACGAAAAGCTCGGTCTTACCATAGTCCTCATCACCCACGAGATGAACGTGGTGAAGGAGGTCTGCTCCCACGTGGCGGTCATAGAGGGAGGACGGATCGTGGAGAGGGGAACGGTTCTCGATGTCTTCACCTCTCCGAAGAAAGGTGCCACCAAGGAGATGTTACGAGAGGTCGTGGGGGTGGAGCTTCCGGAGAGTTTCGCCGGATTGGACTTCCTGGAGGACGATTCCGTGGGGGGAGAACCGGTCGTACAGCTTCAGTTCTTCGGCTCATCCGCGGCGGAGCCGGTCATCTCCGGAATGCTCCGTCGTTTCGACGTGGACGTAAACATCTTGGTCGCCAGGATAGACCATATACAGTCGGTTCCCTACGGAACCCTGGTACTTCATCTATCGGGGGAGGAACGGGAGAGAGACGCCGCTCTGGGCTATCTTAACGCCCTGGATCTCAAAGTGGAGGTGATCGGCCATGTGGACTCAGCTGTCGCGAGTGCTGTTTAG
- a CDS encoding MetQ/NlpA family ABC transporter substrate-binding protein encodes MKKYIAYLFVFLFSLSVATGSNAEDLSVLKVGATAGPHAEILEFLKDRLKDRGIDLQVYSFNDYITPNAALDQGDLDANSYQHGLFMDTQNQDRGYSLVSVAKTVVCPMGFYSKKIDDVDDLREGAKVSVPNDPANVGRALALLEEKGFIKLADGVGYRASVLDVVENSKGIKFVEIEAPQLPRVLDDVDMGAVNVNYAVEAGLSPLEDAILLEDPETSPFANIIAAREDNRDDRRIAILIEVYHSDETRKFILDRFKGSFVPAW; translated from the coding sequence ATGAAAAAATATATCGCTTATCTGTTCGTTTTTCTGTTCTCTCTGTCCGTGGCGACCGGTTCCAACGCCGAAGATCTCTCGGTCCTGAAGGTCGGCGCCACCGCCGGACCTCACGCCGAGATACTGGAGTTTCTGAAGGATCGTTTAAAGGATCGTGGTATCGATCTCCAGGTCTATAGCTTTAACGATTATATAACTCCCAACGCTGCCCTGGACCAGGGAGATCTGGATGCCAACTCCTATCAGCACGGGCTTTTCATGGATACCCAAAACCAAGACAGAGGGTACAGTCTGGTATCCGTGGCAAAGACGGTGGTCTGTCCCATGGGATTCTACTCCAAAAAGATAGACGACGTGGATGATCTGAGGGAAGGAGCCAAGGTCTCGGTTCCCAACGATCCGGCCAACGTAGGAAGAGCTCTGGCTTTGCTGGAGGAAAAGGGTTTTATAAAGCTCGCCGACGGAGTGGGCTACAGGGCTTCCGTGCTGGACGTGGTGGAAAATTCCAAGGGAATTAAATTCGTGGAGATAGAGGCCCCTCAGCTTCCCAGGGTCCTGGACGACGTGGATATGGGAGCTGTTAACGTCAATTACGCAGTGGAGGCGGGGCTATCGCCCCTGGAGGATGCCATCCTCCTCGAGGATCCCGAGACCTCCCCTTTCGCCAACATCATCGCTGCCAGAGAGGATAACAGGGACGATCGGAGGATCGCGATTTTGATAGAGGTCTATCACAGCGATGAGACCAGAAAGTTCATTCTCGATCGATTCAAGGGTTCCTTCGTGCCGGCCTGGTAG
- a CDS encoding ABC transporter ATP-binding protein, which produces MKDPILRSIGLAVGYRDRIVVSGMDFSLFRGEVVSLLGPNGSGKSTALRTLLGLQPSLDGVVLLDGAPLESYSPLKRARIVGAALSDRPRPWGMTALELVEQGRFSRDRDEDRCVRAMEDMGAMELAGRQLTELSDGELQRVHVARALAQDPSLLILDEPTSFLDQPRRVEVLRRLRRLAKERDISVLLSLHDLDLALSQSDRCLLIVDGVISVGSPEDLVLRGAFGDAYGQPRNWDPLERPEPDYPDASVTVELSCPDHLSYWVLRGLRRGGFALGSSSHRLFVSVDDGDILFRIDDEGVVSEHVRLDSVIDVLSGDRESPRCPR; this is translated from the coding sequence ATGAAAGACCCTATACTTCGATCTATTGGGTTGGCCGTGGGATATAGGGACAGGATAGTCGTATCTGGGATGGATTTTTCCCTCTTTCGAGGAGAGGTCGTCTCTCTGTTGGGTCCCAACGGATCGGGCAAATCCACGGCCCTGAGGACTCTCCTGGGACTTCAGCCATCTCTCGACGGTGTCGTCCTGTTGGACGGCGCTCCGTTGGAGTCCTATTCTCCTTTGAAGAGAGCCAGAATAGTAGGAGCCGCCCTTTCCGACAGACCTAGACCCTGGGGTATGACTGCGTTGGAGTTGGTGGAACAGGGGCGTTTCTCCAGGGATCGTGATGAAGACAGATGCGTCAGGGCGATGGAGGATATGGGGGCCATGGAGTTGGCGGGTAGACAGCTGACGGAACTCAGTGATGGGGAGCTTCAGAGGGTCCACGTAGCCAGGGCTTTGGCTCAGGATCCGTCACTCCTGATATTGGACGAGCCGACGTCTTTTTTGGACCAGCCCAGAAGGGTAGAGGTACTTCGGAGACTTAGACGATTGGCTAAGGAGAGGGATATCTCCGTTTTGCTTTCGCTTCATGACCTGGACCTGGCTCTTTCCCAGTCGGACAGATGTCTCTTGATAGTCGACGGAGTGATATCCGTGGGATCTCCGGAGGATCTGGTCTTGCGAGGAGCCTTCGGAGATGCATACGGCCAGCCTAGGAACTGGGATCCTCTGGAAAGACCGGAACCGGACTATCCCGATGCCTCCGTAACGGTGGAGCTTAGTTGTCCGGACCATCTCTCATATTGGGTCCTCCGAGGACTCAGACGAGGTGGTTTCGCCTTGGGATCTTCCAGCCATCGTCTTTTCGTGTCGGTCGATGACGGAGATATCCTGTTTCGTATCGACGACGAAGGGGTGGTCTCCGAGCATGTACGGCTGGACTCGGTGATAGACGTTTTGTCCGGCGATAGGGAAAGTCCGCGATGTCCTCGATAG
- a CDS encoding FecCD family ABC transporter permease, translating to MSCSTTESSSRSLRSLLPWILLPMALLAVVLAGLCLGSASIPVSSIWAIFSGGDVSSSWKTIVLDLRLPRVVSAVLAGAALSSSGLIMQTLFGNGLAGPSVLGVSSGASLGAALALLLAPGGGLISRLGLLGCSFAGAFITMMLVALIGERVKRGGTLLILGLMIGYTVNAVVSVLIQWAPSERVHGFVSWSFGTFSGIGWDRIPWMAFSVFLGLVLAFMGRRLWDAFLLGETCAATIGADVPRIRRRMILISALLAGTVTAFCGPVAFLGVAVPHMARGISGSARHGRLLPVTVLCGASLAVAADLLSRLPGGASSLPLNSVTSLIGAPVVAWVVFRGGDR from the coding sequence ATGAGCTGTTCTACTACCGAAAGCTCAAGTAGATCCCTCCGTTCCTTGTTGCCGTGGATACTGCTTCCCATGGCACTTTTAGCCGTGGTTTTGGCTGGCCTCTGTCTGGGATCCGCATCAATTCCGGTCTCCTCTATCTGGGCGATTTTCTCCGGCGGCGACGTCTCCAGCAGCTGGAAGACGATAGTCTTGGATCTGAGGTTGCCCAGGGTGGTCTCGGCCGTCCTGGCCGGAGCAGCCCTATCCTCCTCCGGGTTGATCATGCAGACCCTTTTCGGAAACGGTCTCGCCGGTCCATCGGTCCTAGGGGTTAGTTCGGGCGCCAGCCTGGGAGCCGCTTTGGCTTTGCTTCTCGCTCCCGGAGGAGGGCTGATCTCCCGCTTGGGTCTTCTCGGCTGTTCCTTCGCCGGAGCCTTCATCACGATGATGCTCGTAGCCTTGATAGGCGAGAGGGTTAAAAGAGGCGGCACCTTGCTCATTCTGGGGTTGATGATAGGATACACGGTCAACGCAGTGGTCTCCGTGCTGATACAGTGGGCGCCTTCGGAGCGGGTTCACGGATTCGTCTCCTGGAGTTTCGGGACATTTTCCGGCATAGGCTGGGATCGTATTCCCTGGATGGCCTTTTCCGTGTTCCTGGGGCTTGTCTTGGCCTTCATGGGGCGCAGGCTTTGGGATGCCTTCCTGCTGGGAGAGACGTGTGCCGCCACCATAGGGGCAGACGTTCCCAGGATAAGGAGAAGGATGATACTGATATCGGCTTTGTTGGCCGGAACGGTTACGGCGTTTTGCGGTCCCGTGGCCTTCCTGGGAGTGGCCGTTCCCCATATGGCCAGGGGTATCTCCGGCAGCGCCAGACATGGTCGGCTTCTTCCTGTCACCGTCCTGTGCGGTGCCTCCTTAGCGGTCGCCGCCGATCTGCTGTCAAGACTTCCAGGCGGAGCGTCGTCTCTTCCTCTGAACTCGGTGACCTCGCTGATAGGTGCGCCTGTGGTGGCCTGGGTGGTCTTTCGAGGTGGAGACCGATGA